The following nucleotide sequence is from Geotrypetes seraphini chromosome 10, aGeoSer1.1, whole genome shotgun sequence.
ACTTAGCATTTATAGCTGCTAGATTGACTCTTGCCCAACAATGGCATATGCCAAATGTACCTACCTTAAGAGATGCGAGGGAACGTTTAGGAATAGtctgtgaaaaatatagactttcGGCCCTTTTAAATAATCAATGGGCAAAATTTAATGATATATGGGAGAGTTATATTGAACTAGAAAAAGAAGCCCTAGATGTATTTCAATGGATATCCAAAAAGTGTTCAATATGCTGTGTtcctgaaaggtcactttggtcagccacaaaacttagagacttgaagaaagcacagatgtttattcagcatatgcggacccctgagccccgagctggcttcagaagtcccgaagccaggacgttacagagatatttatacattcttctggctacacaactgaattctagaaaaaacttttcacgtgttacttttcttaacaatcattggtcctaagctcacactagcaggtcactaatctaagccctgcagtctttctgttacatgtccaggagggcggaatacaatatcgtgtatgctgagatagccataagaagctagaatgcccaagctaaaacatccagtgcaggcaggctagaacatcagataagttagatctgcagtgttctccccagcgctttttaGCCGGGCGcaccgcccagcaaatttagatgcccgcccggctgtcatctgccacgaatcctgctgctgctactgcttaacgcgcagcctgaacagccgccgaaagactcccgcctgactaaacaaaacccagcaagcgacttgaacctggcttcccttctcttccctccgaaactggaagttacgtccgggggggggggggtagggaagagaagccgTCACGGACAGTGGTACCATTAGAGCCTCGGAGAATGCGGGaaataggccagccacggagtgaagcttacttgctcttgcttacttcaggcctttctcgctgcaggtcttgcctactttctgtttccacgaaggcaacgagaaaggcccgaagtaagcatgAGCAGCAAGTCCTgtcgctgacctttgggagataggtcagcgacgaagggaaacttgcaacttgcctgtagcgaatctgccgggtgtgtgagacgggggggggggggtgaatgggaggagaaacgctgctgtacccaattagagggagaggggggaagagaaatgatgctgctgctatacccaatggggggggagggtgaagagaaatgctgctgcttctgctgtacccaaatGGGGGGgataagagaaatgctgatgatgatgctgctgtacccaatgggggagggtgaagagacatgctgctgtacccaatggggggagggtgaagagaaatgctgctgcttctgctgtacccaaatGGGGGGggtaagagaaatgctgatgatgatgctgctgtacccaatgggggagggtgaagagacatgctgctgtacccaatggggggagggtgaagagaaatactgctgcttctgctgtacccaaatggggggggggggttagagaaatgctgatgatgatgctgctgtacccaatgggggagggtgaagagacatgctgctgtacccaatggggggagggtgaagagaaatgctgctgcttctgctgtacccaaatGGGGAGGGAggtaagagaaatgctgatgatgatgctgctgtacccaatgggggagggtgaagagacatgctgctgtacccaatggggggagggtgaagagaaatgctgctgcttctgctgtacccaaatGGGGAGGGAggtaagagaaatgctgatgatgatgctgctgtacccaatgaggggagggtgaagagaaatgctgcttctgctgtacccaattggggggggggaagacacatGCTGACTCCTTCATTCCCTGGGGGGGAAGACACAAGCTGACTCCTTCATTCCCTGGGGGGGAGACACATGCTGACTCCTTcattccctgggggggggggaagacacatGCTGACTCCTTCATTCCCTGGGGGGGGAAGACACATGCTGACTCCTTCATTccctgggggggggaagacacaTGCTGACTCCTTCATTCCctgtgggggggggaaagacacATGCTGACTCCTTCATTCCCTGGGGGGGGAAGACACATGCTGACTCCTTCATTCCCACAGCCTATCACATTTGTGAAGTTAAAAATGCCAAAATAGCAAACTTATTTTAAATTGCAGCTCCCTGCGGTCAGGGAACCAAATGCTAGATTCCAGAAGCTTCACCTGTCTCAAAACGGGCTCAAAGGCATTTAAAGCCGTGGCCGGCAGTTCCAATGAGCAGCTGGAGGGGGCGGAGCCTGGGACCCTGCGCCCGCTCTGTCCTTGGCCAGTTCTCGAGCAGAGGCAACGCCCAGCGCCACAGCAAGTGATAAGCACCTGCCGTTCAGAGCGCTCGCGCCGCTCAGAGCGGCCAACGGCTGGGACGCACGAGGACGGGAcgtaaagaaaaaaagggaacGCCGCTACAACACACGGGAAAGGATATAAGAAGCCGGGGCATTGCCGACTGCAGCTCCGCCTCGCTCAGCTCCGGGGGCCAACGGCCAATCTCCTCCAGCAGCTCGGCCCGCGACATGCTCGGCCCTGGAGACGTTCCACGGCGTCTGCCGCCGGCTGGCTCCACCGGTGCGCTTCGAAAAAGCGCGCCGTCATCCGCCCGCTCGGAATCGACTTGGCGGCCTGCGCTGCGTGCGCTCGAGTGGTTGGCGCTCCCGTTGCCATGCCTGCACGCCGGCTCGCGTTTGAGCATGCGCCGAGGGGCTTTTTTTCCGAATGAACCTCCGGCTCCGCCCTCTTTTCTAGTCCCTGTGGTCAGTGGGTGGTGGAGATTGTGAGGTAGTTGGCCCTAGATGAACTTTCACCTTTACACAGTCCCTCCCTCTCCACATAGCCTTCAGGCCCTTTGCCTGCTGCCCCCATCTTcgaagattttgataattaaatgcAACAAACATTCTATAAAAATGTGCTACTCATAGCTGATTGTACTTATATGTGGCTGTCACTGGGCTGATGCAGGGTATTTgtcctctaggccagtggtccccaaccctgtcctggaggaccaccaggatagccctaatgaatatgcacggggcagatctgcactcctatcatcttcattgcatgcaaatctctttcatgaatattcattagggctatcctgaaaacccagctggcatGAAAGATGTAGTCTGAATTTTTTAGTCACAGTACCTGACACTGCGGTAAAAGGGTTCAGAGGTTTGAGGACAAGGGGCATTTCTTTCTCCAGAAAGCCTTTCACTTGCAACTCTTTGGCTGCTTTGTTCAGCTCCTCTTGCTCCATCTTCGGCTTGCTCCTCTGCTTTTTATATGCCTGCACAGCCAGAAATGTCAAGAAGGAAAAAAAGTAACCCAGGACATCTTCCCCCTCAAGCACCCAAGCTCAGCTGTCTCCTCAGAGATGCCAGTGCTGTTATAAAGTCCTCAGACCTATAATAAACCTTAGCAGGGATTTGTCTCACCTCACACTTTGCTTGCATGCAGAGAGTgtttcaggtcacaaataccccAATGTATTTTATTCTTCATATAAATGTTTTCTCAAATATTAAAAGCTTGTAAAATATtacttttaagaacataacataagtatTGCCAGTTTTTTTACTCAGAGCTTTACTATGATTGATTACCTGTATGTCCTGAGGCAGCTTTTCTGAAGCTAAACACTGGCCATTGTCGATGGGTGGTATATCTTTCAGACGCAATCAGTATTGCTCCGATGAAGCATTAGCTGCTTAATCATTTAGTCTCTCAATGCAGCATAAACTTAGGGATTCTATTGCTTTGCACAAGGATTTCATTTAGTGAAACATTATAGAGGAGGTTTTTTAATGTCAGTGATTTATACTAACCCCCATAAAGCCTCCTATTTATCTACAATTTTAATATAGTGTTGGGTTGGAGGAGGGGATGAGGCTTTTTCCTATCTCATGATAATTTTCACAATATTAAGCCAGTTGGTCAGTGCTTGCCAATCCCTATTTTGTTTCTATTCAGGGTCATGGGAGACTATTTGTGAATTATTCCTTAGCATTCACATGGTGTGTGTGTTCACTGTGCTGCAAAcattttgagagtgtggttgtTAGTAATAGTATGGTACCTTCTACTATGAAAATACAACTCAAGCCAATACTGTATGAAGGATATCTATTACTAACTAGAATGTTGCAGTAACAACAATCAGGAAACCCTTAACTATTTGTTCCATTCTGCAAGATAATAAGTCATTATGGAGTAGCAGCTCTCCTCTTGTTCTGTGCTCTGGTACCGCTCCCCTCTTCCTGAAGTTTGAGCCACTAGTTAAAGACAGTCTAGAACCAGCCCTACCCATGTTCGGCCAACTCAGAATGGAAGAGCTCTTCTGTGGAAGTGACCCCTCTGCTCCCCTCCCACTTGAGAAAATGAAAGAGCCAGTGTGAGAAGAAACCATTTTATTATCACAAAAAGATTACAGCTCCGCTGGGGGTAAAAACTGTCTAGCTGTCAGATTCATCTTCATCCAAGGTCAGTTTATCAAAGAGGTACTCTCCCATGCCCACTTCTGCTGCCTTCAGCCTCTTCAGATTGGTCAGGTTGTCTCCCAACCTCTTGATGAGCTTCACCTCTTCCTCCAAGAAACAGGACTCCAGGAAGTCACACAACTGTCCAGAATGAGACCAGACATTACTACAGTATTTGAAATATGCTATACCAAGAGTCCAGTCATTCTGCAGTTCTTGAAGAGTGAAAAAATAGCCTAGAAAGAATCCCAATATTAACTGCCACATGAATTAGCACCAACACCCCTCCATCTCCCAGCTGCTGAGTGATTTGCACAGTAGTTCTGGTGGGTATTGTACAGCAGCTGAATTGATCCTATTTTTAGCCAAAAAGGAGCTCAAATTTTGCTACCACAAGTAATTACAGTAAATCCCTCCCCACCTTTCCCTCCCCAGTATCTATACGTACATGGGGATCAGCATGGTCTCTGGTAATCTTGTGCAGGTCCAGCAGAGCCTGGTTAATAGTCTTCTCCAGTTTTAGGGCATACTCCATGGCCTGGGTCCCATTTCCCCAATCGTCAGATTCTGGCTTCTGAAACAGGGCATAGGGTTGTCTAAGTACTAGCCCAGGCAACTGTTTATATCACAAAACTGCCTAAGAAACTCATTTTCTGGCTGACTTACATGATACTAGAACACTTGATAGCAAGAATGATTCAATACATTAATAGTATTTTATGCACTAGGCAGACATGTCTACTGTATAACCAAACCAATGGTTACAAGCAGAACCAAGACATCTATACCTTTTATCTCATCTCTCCCTGAAAAGATTAAATGAGTAAATATCTTGAGGTACAATGGCTAGGTGAACATGCCTCATTTATTACCTTCACATCCTGCAGGACCACACGCCCTCCACGCTTGTTCTGGAACTTCAGGAATTGCTCCGACTGCTCATGTTTCTCCTTGGACTGCTCCAGGAAGAACTTTGAGAACCTGGCCAGGGCCACATCATCCCGGTCAAAATAATATCCCTGAAACAGATAACGGCAGTAAAATCAAACATCCCAGATTTGAGAAAAAGAGACCCCATCCTATACCCTCAACATACAGCCAAGCTCCCAGAATAACTTGAACCCAAGGAATCTCCAGCCTACATACTGAGCAAAGGCTCAAGGGATTAACTGCATATTGAAGTGAGAAAGAGTGTAGTTGCAGTAGATTTGTTATTTTTACATAGGGAAATGTGCTTTTTGTCCACCAGTCACCTAAAGGTAGAGGAGACAGGACAGGAATAAATGTAGCCACACAAATAAGCACAAAGTCAGACTAGAGCTAAAGACCTACTGGCAATATCCTCACCCTCTCCAGTCACTCCTAAGCTTCAGCACTTCCCCAGTTACTCAAAGCTTCTCCCATATGTATAAACTCTGCTCATTTAATCCCTAGAGCCAGGATCCTTGGGctaaaacaaaccccaaaaccccaCCTTCTCTTCGCCATTCAATATATTATTACATTTCTAGACAGTAAAACCTTATGGATtgatgcggttcacaaaaagaTAAATTAGACATTGCCAGTGCTCTACAAAACTTGTCAAAATCTTATTAGTGCTCTAGAAGTTTTGTAAATATTTAGTCATTTCCTAAAATGTAAATAGGAACAAGACTTTGTAAATAAAGAGCGTTAACTCCCTGTCCCCACTTGCTGCCTGATAAGCACATCCAAGCCAGCTCCGATACCCAAGACATCACTAACCAGATTAAAACATGTGGAATTATATTAAAGGTCCTCCTTCCACTCAGGACTTTTGAGTAATTACTGGTAAACCAGAACCACACCGAGCTAATCAGATACCAGCCAAAGCCAATCAAGTATCCTGAACCAGAAGGTTACAAGACAGTCCCCAGTCAAAGGTAAACTAATGAACCTCAACCCCCTTTCATTAATGAGGAGAGTAATTTTAATGAATTTACTAGTGAGTGGCTAAGACTAGAGATAAAGGTCATGAGTTTATGACCTCAAGCTTCTGCTTAACCTCCCTTCAGGCCAGTGTTGGTATGAGGGGTGGCACAATACCACCTCAGTCCTCCCTCCCACCAT
It contains:
- the LOC117368028 gene encoding ferritin light chain, oocyte isoform-like translates to MSSQICQNFHQESEAGVNRLVNLLLQASYAYLSQGYYFDRDDVALARFSKFFLEQSKEKHEQSEQFLKFQNKRGGRVVLQDVKKPESDDWGNGTQAMEYALKLEKTINQALLDLHKITRDHADPHLCDFLESCFLEEEVKLIKRLGDNLTNLKRLKAAEVGMGEYLFDKLTLDEDESDS